Proteins from a genomic interval of Orbaceae bacterium lpD02:
- the bcp gene encoding thioredoxin-dependent thiol peroxidase — MITPLKVGEKAPQFTLPDQDGEEVSLTDFKDQRVLLYFYPKAMTPGCTVQACNLRDNVDNFNKYNVAIIGISTDKTEKLSRFTEKELLNFPLLSDENHEVAQKFGIWGEKEFMGKTYDGIHRISFLIGKSGKIEHVFDDFKTSNHHEVVLNYLKDHP; from the coding sequence CCCACTTAAAGTAGGCGAAAAAGCTCCACAATTCACACTGCCAGATCAAGACGGTGAAGAAGTTAGCTTGACGGATTTTAAAGACCAACGTGTTTTACTCTACTTTTATCCTAAAGCGATGACACCAGGCTGTACGGTACAAGCATGTAACTTGCGCGATAACGTAGATAATTTCAACAAATATAATGTTGCAATTATTGGTATCAGTACCGACAAAACAGAAAAATTATCTCGTTTTACCGAAAAAGAATTACTTAACTTCCCTCTTCTGTCTGATGAAAATCATGAGGTTGCACAGAAATTTGGTATATGGGGAGAAAAAGAGTTTATGGGGAAAACCTATGATGGCATTCATCGTATTAGTTTTCTAATTGGTAAAAGCGGAAAAATTGAACATGTATTTGATGATTTCAAAACCAGTAATCATCATGAAGTTGTATTGAACTACTTAAAAGATCATCCATAA